Proteins from a genomic interval of Bradyrhizobium sp. CCGB01:
- a CDS encoding CoA ester lyase yields the protein MRSMLFVPGDSPRKFEKASEGRADALIIDLEDSVVTEKKEEARGLTLAMLKGRPGPHQLYVRVNALDTGMTLADLAAVMPGRPDGIVLPKSQGGDDVRQVATWLEALEAASGITVGATRIVCVATETASSIFGLGSYKGCSPRLAGLMWGAEDLSASLGATEKASGGVFHSPYRLARDLCLMAAAAAEVAPIDTVYTDIDNLAGLEQETRAARRDGFSAKALIHPKHVDVVNAAFEPTEAERTWAEKVIAAFASNPNSGTLRLDGQMIDKPHLRAAKKILGQP from the coding sequence ATGCGTTCGATGCTGTTCGTGCCGGGCGATTCCCCGCGCAAATTCGAGAAGGCGAGCGAAGGCCGGGCCGATGCGCTGATCATCGATCTCGAGGATTCCGTCGTCACCGAGAAGAAGGAAGAGGCGCGCGGGCTGACGCTCGCGATGCTGAAGGGCCGTCCCGGCCCGCACCAGCTCTATGTCCGCGTCAACGCGCTCGACACCGGCATGACGCTCGCCGATCTCGCTGCGGTCATGCCCGGCCGGCCGGATGGCATCGTGCTGCCGAAATCGCAAGGCGGCGACGACGTGCGGCAGGTTGCCACCTGGCTCGAAGCGCTGGAAGCTGCATCCGGCATCACGGTCGGCGCGACGCGCATCGTCTGCGTCGCGACGGAGACCGCGAGCTCGATCTTCGGCCTCGGCAGCTACAAGGGCTGCTCCCCCCGCCTCGCCGGCCTGATGTGGGGCGCGGAGGATCTCTCGGCCTCGCTCGGCGCCACCGAGAAGGCCTCGGGCGGCGTATTCCACAGCCCCTATCGCCTGGCGCGCGATCTCTGCCTGATGGCGGCGGCCGCGGCCGAGGTTGCGCCGATCGACACGGTCTATACCGACATCGACAACCTCGCGGGCCTCGAGCAGGAAACGCGCGCGGCGCGACGCGACGGTTTTTCGGCGAAGGCGCTGATCCATCCCAAGCACGTCGACGTCGTCAATGCGGCGTTCGAGCCGACCGAGGCCGAGCGCACCTGGGCGGAGAAGGTGATCGCGGCGTTCGCGAGCAATCCGAACTCCGGAACGCTGCGTCTCGACGGCCAGATGATCGACAAGCCGCATCTTCGCGCCGCGAAGAAGATCCTCGGCCAACCCTAG
- a CDS encoding CaiB/BaiF CoA-transferase family protein, which yields MGPLAGFTILDLTSVLMGPYGTQVLADMGADVIKVESPEGDIVRQIGPGRTPGMGGMFHNANRGKRSIVLDLKKKEGRDALLRLAKRANALVYNVRPQAMARLGLDYETLAAVNPALVYVGAFGYGQSGPYAAKPAYDDLIQGAATIPTLLAAAGDGTPRYVPVTIADRIVGLMMVNALLGGLMHQQRTGVGQRIDVPMFESMAEFVLVDHLGGLTYDPPLDHGGYARLLSRYRKPYRTSDGHLCVLIYNDKHWRSFFEAIGQTEFLQQPRFANHASRTKHIDEIYEEIGHIFLTRTTAEWRELLERADIPVMPMHTLETILDDPHLNAVDFFKTVDHPVEGRIRQMRVPSTWSVTQPEAAGPAPTLGQHGRDILREAGFSTDEIDRLAEQKAIHLAAPP from the coding sequence ATGGGACCGCTCGCCGGCTTCACCATTCTCGACCTGACCTCGGTGCTGATGGGGCCCTACGGCACCCAGGTGCTGGCGGACATGGGCGCGGATGTCATTAAGGTCGAAAGCCCCGAGGGTGACATCGTTCGCCAGATCGGTCCCGGCCGCACGCCCGGCATGGGCGGGATGTTCCACAACGCCAATCGCGGCAAACGCAGCATCGTCCTCGACCTCAAGAAGAAAGAAGGCCGCGACGCCTTGCTGCGGCTCGCCAAGCGCGCCAACGCGCTCGTCTATAACGTGCGACCGCAGGCGATGGCGCGGCTCGGCCTCGACTACGAAACGCTTGCCGCGGTCAATCCCGCCCTCGTCTATGTCGGCGCGTTCGGCTACGGCCAGTCCGGCCCCTATGCCGCAAAGCCCGCTTACGACGATTTGATCCAGGGCGCGGCCACCATTCCGACGCTGCTTGCTGCCGCCGGTGACGGCACGCCGCGCTACGTTCCCGTCACCATCGCCGACCGCATCGTCGGCCTGATGATGGTCAATGCGCTTCTAGGCGGACTGATGCACCAGCAGCGTACCGGCGTCGGTCAGCGCATCGACGTGCCGATGTTCGAATCGATGGCGGAGTTCGTGCTGGTCGACCATCTCGGCGGCCTCACCTACGATCCGCCGCTCGACCATGGCGGCTATGCGCGACTGCTCTCGCGCTATCGCAAGCCTTACAGGACCAGCGATGGCCATCTCTGCGTCCTGATCTACAACGACAAGCACTGGCGCAGCTTTTTTGAGGCGATCGGACAGACTGAGTTCTTGCAGCAGCCCCGCTTCGCCAACCATGCCTCGCGCACGAAGCACATCGACGAGATCTATGAGGAGATCGGCCACATCTTCCTCACGCGCACGACGGCGGAATGGCGCGAACTGCTGGAACGCGCCGACATTCCGGTGATGCCGATGCACACGCTGGAGACGATTCTGGACGATCCGCATCTCAACGCGGTCGACTTCTTCAAAACCGTCGATCACCCCGTGGAAGGCCGCATCCGCCAGATGCGCGTGCCCTCGACCTGGAGCGTGACCCAGCCGGAAGCCGCCGGTCCCGCGCCGACGCTGGGCCAGCACGGCCGCGACATTTTGCGCGAGGCCGGCTTCTCGACGGACGAGATCGATCGGCTCGCAGAGCAAAAGGCAATTCACCTGGCCGCGCCGCCCTAA
- a CDS encoding TRAP transporter small permease gives MIKRAGDVLGALERALTVIAVVFMFVIMLLVVTDVFMRYALNSPFSFTYDLIGLYLLAGVFFFTLSDALREHVHVGVDILLSRFSPAGRRLSEIVTALAGLFVFVLICKVGFERALENYEQHDVLSGAIPWPTWISAALVPFGCGVLVLRLALQLVGNVLSLVSGRDLYPLPPVTGVGEARSFE, from the coding sequence GTGATCAAGCGGGCAGGAGATGTGCTCGGCGCGCTGGAGCGCGCGCTGACGGTGATCGCGGTGGTGTTCATGTTCGTGATCATGCTGCTTGTCGTGACCGACGTGTTCATGCGCTACGCACTGAACAGTCCGTTCTCTTTTACCTATGATCTGATCGGCCTCTATCTCCTCGCTGGTGTGTTCTTCTTCACGCTGTCAGACGCATTGCGCGAGCACGTGCATGTCGGCGTTGACATCCTCTTGTCGCGCTTCTCGCCGGCAGGACGGCGGCTGTCCGAGATCGTCACCGCGCTCGCCGGCCTGTTCGTGTTCGTCCTGATCTGCAAGGTCGGGTTCGAGCGTGCACTGGAGAATTACGAGCAGCACGACGTCCTCTCGGGCGCCATTCCCTGGCCGACCTGGATCTCGGCGGCACTGGTGCCGTTCGGCTGCGGCGTGCTGGTGCTGCGGCTGGCACTCCAGCTCGTCGGCAATGTGCTGAGCCTCGTCAGCGGGCGCGACCTCTATCCGCTGCCGCCGGTGACCGGCGTCGGCGAAGCACGCAGCTTCGAGTAA
- a CDS encoding TRAP transporter large permease: MTPFIVLALLFGLLALGTPVGFAMAFSGSVGLVMVGGWSALFGILQTAPLSTVSSYELITIPMFLLMADLVLLSGVADDLFKTASAWVGRIPGGLGMATALAGAGFGAICGTSTASAATLSSTSLPAMIRQGYEPKMAAGVVAISGTLSMLLPTSVALVIFGLLAEVNIGKLLISGIIPAILVTFTIMATIYFLVWQDPSRAPAAKSVPWREKFALLWQVSPMVVLFSIVTGTIYLGVATPTEASAFGAFGAFLLAIVKGKITPASLYATLLRASHGTCMIIMILVGASIFGYFFTLTHVTQDLVAWIGSLPASRWVIITLILCGYIVLGSFMDQIAILVLTVPIVLPLIKTLGFDPIWFGVIKIVTAEVGMITPPVGLNCFIVARYAKRPVAEVFHGTFPHFIAHLIAIAILVAFPSIILWLPSQMGR, encoded by the coding sequence ATGACACCTTTCATCGTTCTCGCCCTGCTGTTCGGCCTGCTCGCGCTCGGCACGCCCGTCGGTTTCGCCATGGCTTTCTCCGGCTCGGTCGGCCTCGTCATGGTCGGCGGCTGGTCCGCACTGTTCGGTATCCTGCAGACCGCTCCGCTCTCGACCGTCTCCTCCTACGAGCTGATCACCATTCCGATGTTCCTGCTGATGGCGGACCTCGTGCTGCTCTCCGGCGTCGCGGACGATCTGTTCAAGACGGCCTCGGCCTGGGTCGGCCGAATTCCCGGCGGCCTCGGCATGGCCACCGCGCTCGCCGGTGCCGGTTTCGGAGCCATCTGCGGCACCTCGACGGCCTCTGCCGCGACGCTGTCCTCGACCAGTCTGCCGGCGATGATCCGCCAGGGCTACGAGCCCAAGATGGCCGCCGGCGTGGTCGCCATCTCCGGCACGCTGTCGATGCTGCTGCCGACCAGCGTCGCGCTCGTCATCTTCGGCCTTCTCGCCGAGGTCAACATCGGCAAGCTGCTGATCAGCGGCATCATCCCGGCGATCCTGGTGACGTTCACCATCATGGCCACGATCTATTTCCTGGTCTGGCAGGATCCGTCACGCGCGCCGGCGGCGAAGTCGGTGCCGTGGCGCGAGAAGTTCGCGCTGCTGTGGCAGGTCTCGCCGATGGTTGTGTTGTTCTCGATCGTGACAGGGACGATCTACCTCGGCGTCGCGACGCCGACGGAAGCGTCCGCTTTCGGCGCGTTCGGCGCCTTCCTGCTCGCGATCGTCAAGGGCAAGATCACGCCGGCCTCGCTCTATGCGACGCTGCTGCGCGCCAGCCATGGCACCTGCATGATCATCATGATCCTCGTCGGCGCCTCGATCTTCGGCTACTTCTTCACGCTCACACATGTGACGCAGGACCTCGTCGCCTGGATCGGTTCGCTGCCGGCCTCGCGCTGGGTGATCATCACGCTGATCCTGTGCGGCTACATCGTGCTCGGCTCGTTTATGGACCAGATCGCGATCCTGGTGCTGACGGTGCCGATCGTGCTGCCGCTGATCAAGACGCTGGGCTTCGACCCGATCTGGTTCGGCGTCATCAAGATCGTCACGGCCGAAGTCGGCATGATCACGCCGCCGGTCGGGCTGAACTGCTTCATCGTCGCCCGCTATGCCAAGCGGCCCGTCGCGGAGGTGTTCCACGGCACCTTCCCGCACTTCATCGCGCACCTGATCGCGATCGCGATTTTGGTGGCGTTTCCGTCTATCATCCTCTGGCTGCCCTCGCAGATGGGGCGCTAG
- a CDS encoding IclR family transcriptional regulator yields the protein MIVRQAANVLEIMEFFAQTRKPATLAEIADHFGWPRSSTFNLLATLSEKGYLYEPRPRAGFYPTPRWLAMARMISEVEPLPPWTHTLIADLSAETGETASIVAPAGVMAVFIDVVESQAAIRYFATIGHRVPIHATASGRALLLQYSQEERDSVYRKIEFRQYGPSTPISIEAVETELRNSIARGYCQSFADYSRDLAGAAIPLPIGDRRLSVVVAGPEFRIGPKVPEVAALIARTVDRLRPKTAA from the coding sequence ATGATCGTTCGCCAAGCCGCAAACGTCCTGGAGATCATGGAATTCTTCGCGCAAACGAGGAAGCCGGCGACGCTTGCCGAGATCGCCGATCATTTCGGCTGGCCGCGCTCGTCGACCTTCAACCTGCTCGCGACGCTATCCGAGAAAGGCTATCTCTACGAGCCGCGGCCGCGCGCCGGCTTCTATCCGACGCCGCGGTGGCTGGCGATGGCGCGGATGATCTCCGAGGTCGAGCCGCTGCCGCCATGGACGCACACGCTGATCGCCGATCTCTCCGCCGAAACCGGAGAGACCGCGTCCATTGTCGCCCCCGCCGGCGTCATGGCGGTGTTCATCGATGTCGTCGAGTCCCAGGCCGCGATCCGCTATTTCGCGACCATCGGCCACCGCGTGCCGATCCACGCCACCGCGAGCGGCCGCGCTCTGCTGCTGCAATATTCGCAGGAGGAGCGCGACTCCGTCTATCGCAAGATCGAATTCAGGCAATACGGCCCGTCGACGCCGATCAGCATCGAGGCCGTCGAGACCGAGCTGCGCAACTCGATCGCGCGCGGCTATTGCCAGAGTTTTGCGGATTACAGCCGCGATCTCGCCGGCGCTGCGATTCCCTTGCCGATTGGCGACCGGCGTCTCTCCGTCGTCGTCGCCGGTCCGGAGTTTCGCATCGGCCCGAAGGTGCCGGAGGTCGCCGCGCTGATCGCGCGGACCGTCGACCGGCTGCGGCCGAAGACAGCGGCGTAG
- a CDS encoding fumarylacetoacetate hydrolase family protein — protein MTKTTRRSVLTAAAAMTAAGIADATPAAAQAGPKPIFPVPMVTIPIVGETSVFQVRRIYCIGRNYAAHAIERGSDPNREPPFFFQKPTDAIQNVAIGQIADHPYPSLTKNYHHEVELVAALKSGGTNIPADKALDHVYGYALGLDMTRRDLQNGMAAEKKPWEIGKSFDHAAVIGPIHPASKTGHFEKGAISLAINGTVKQNSDLSKMIWSVAEQIAKLSEAFELKAGDIIYSGTPENVGPVVKGDVLLCKLEGLPDMSIKIV, from the coding sequence ATGACAAAAACCACGCGACGGAGCGTGCTCACGGCCGCAGCAGCGATGACGGCAGCAGGCATCGCCGACGCAACGCCGGCGGCGGCGCAGGCCGGACCGAAGCCGATCTTCCCGGTGCCGATGGTGACGATCCCGATCGTGGGCGAAACGAGTGTGTTCCAGGTCCGCCGCATCTACTGCATCGGGCGCAACTACGCCGCGCACGCGATCGAGCGCGGCTCCGATCCGAACCGCGAGCCGCCGTTCTTCTTCCAGAAGCCGACGGACGCGATCCAGAACGTCGCGATCGGCCAGATTGCGGATCATCCCTATCCGTCGCTGACCAAGAACTATCATCACGAGGTCGAGCTGGTCGCCGCGCTGAAATCGGGCGGCACCAACATTCCGGCCGACAAGGCACTCGACCATGTCTATGGCTACGCGCTCGGCCTCGACATGACCCGGCGCGACCTCCAGAACGGCATGGCCGCGGAGAAGAAGCCCTGGGAGATCGGCAAGAGCTTTGACCACGCCGCGGTGATCGGCCCGATCCACCCGGCCAGCAAGACCGGCCATTTCGAGAAGGGCGCGATTTCGCTGGCGATCAACGGTACCGTGAAGCAGAACTCGGATCTCAGCAAGATGATCTGGAGCGTCGCCGAGCAGATCGCAAAACTGTCGGAAGCGTTCGAGCTGAAGGCCGGCGACATCATCTATTCGGGTACGCCGGAGAATGTCGGCCCGGTGGTGAAGGGCGACGTGCTGCTGTGCAAGCTCGAGGGCTTGCCGGACATGTCGATCAAGATCGTCTAG
- a CDS encoding SDR family NAD(P)-dependent oxidoreductase, translating into MDLNLGGKVAVVTGGSIGIGRAIAAELAREQAHVVIVARDAERLAASAQDISRDTGRRVIACAGDMTRPDDIVRAMDTAREAFGRVDILVNNAGASPMGRIAETPDATWAKSIELKLLGYMRCARNVLPEMRDRRWGRVINVIGRSGHQPRAAYMAGGAVNAALLNFTLALAEECAPDNVLVTGVNPGPVQTDRWDSLISQGAAISGQDQGATNAAAIASVPLGRVGQPHEVSGIVAFLCSDRASFITGTCINVDGGGTRCI; encoded by the coding sequence ATGGATCTGAATCTGGGTGGCAAGGTTGCCGTCGTCACCGGCGGCAGCATCGGTATCGGCCGTGCCATTGCCGCCGAGCTCGCGCGCGAGCAGGCGCATGTCGTCATCGTCGCGCGCGACGCCGAACGGCTGGCGGCCTCGGCGCAGGACATTTCGCGGGACACAGGCCGGCGCGTGATCGCCTGTGCCGGCGACATGACCAGGCCGGACGACATCGTCCGCGCCATGGACACTGCGCGCGAGGCCTTCGGCCGCGTCGATATCCTCGTCAACAATGCTGGCGCGTCGCCGATGGGACGGATCGCCGAGACGCCGGATGCGACCTGGGCCAAGTCGATCGAGCTGAAGTTGCTCGGCTACATGCGCTGCGCGCGCAACGTTCTGCCGGAGATGCGGGACCGCCGCTGGGGCCGCGTCATCAACGTCATCGGCCGCAGCGGGCACCAGCCGCGCGCGGCCTACATGGCGGGCGGCGCGGTCAACGCGGCGCTGCTGAATTTCACGCTGGCGCTCGCCGAGGAATGCGCGCCTGACAACGTGCTGGTCACCGGCGTCAATCCCGGACCGGTGCAGACCGATCGCTGGGACAGCCTGATCTCGCAAGGAGCCGCGATCTCGGGTCAGGACCAAGGCGCGACCAATGCCGCCGCCATCGCCTCGGTTCCGCTCGGCCGCGTCGGACAGCCGCACGAGGTGTCCGGCATCGTTGCGTTCCTCTGTTCAGACCGCGCGTCCTTCATTACTGGTACCTGCATCAATGTCGATGGCGGTGGAACGAGGTGTATCTGA
- a CDS encoding acyl-CoA dehydrogenase family protein produces the protein MDFALTDQQEAIRDAIAKICEGFPDAYWLKKDHDGGFPHDFHKALADAGWLGICVPEAYGGSGLGITEAAIMMRTIAESGAGMSGASAVHINVFGLNPVVVFGTEEQRKRMLPPMVEGREKACFAVTEPNTGLNTTQLKTRAVAKNDRYIVNGQKVWISTAQVAHKILLLARTTPLEEVRSPTHGLSLFYTDFDRKKIKVHEIEKMGRKIVDSNELFFEDFEIPMEDRIGEEGKGFQYILEGMNPERILIAAEAVGLGKLALSRATEYAKTRVVFNRPIGKNQGIQHPLAVNWVELEAAWLMVMQAAWQYDKGLPCGAGANAAKYFAGEAGYHACEQAVMTHGGFGYAKEFHVERYLREVLIPRIAPVSPQLALSFIAEKVLGLAKSY, from the coding sequence ATGGATTTCGCGCTCACCGATCAGCAGGAAGCCATTCGCGACGCCATCGCAAAGATCTGCGAAGGCTTTCCCGATGCCTATTGGCTGAAGAAGGACCACGACGGCGGCTTCCCGCACGACTTTCACAAGGCACTCGCTGACGCCGGCTGGCTCGGCATCTGCGTGCCGGAAGCTTATGGCGGCTCCGGGCTCGGCATCACCGAGGCCGCGATCATGATGCGCACGATTGCGGAATCCGGCGCGGGCATGTCCGGCGCCTCCGCGGTGCACATCAACGTGTTCGGCCTCAACCCCGTCGTCGTGTTCGGCACCGAGGAGCAGCGCAAGCGCATGCTGCCGCCGATGGTCGAGGGCCGCGAGAAGGCCTGCTTCGCCGTCACCGAGCCGAACACCGGCCTCAACACCACCCAGCTCAAGACCCGCGCGGTGGCCAAGAACGACCGCTACATCGTCAACGGCCAGAAGGTGTGGATCTCCACCGCGCAGGTCGCGCACAAGATCCTGCTGCTGGCGCGCACCACGCCGCTGGAGGAGGTGCGCTCGCCGACGCATGGGCTGAGCCTGTTCTACACGGACTTCGACCGCAAGAAGATCAAGGTCCACGAGATCGAGAAGATGGGCCGCAAGATCGTCGATTCCAACGAGCTGTTCTTCGAGGACTTCGAGATCCCGATGGAGGATCGCATCGGCGAAGAGGGCAAGGGTTTTCAGTACATCCTCGAAGGTATGAACCCCGAGCGTATCCTGATCGCGGCGGAAGCCGTCGGTCTCGGCAAGCTCGCGCTGTCGCGCGCGACCGAATACGCCAAGACGCGCGTGGTGTTCAATCGGCCGATCGGCAAGAACCAGGGCATCCAGCATCCTCTCGCGGTGAACTGGGTCGAGCTCGAGGCGGCCTGGCTGATGGTGATGCAGGCGGCCTGGCAATACGACAAGGGCTTGCCCTGCGGCGCTGGCGCGAACGCCGCGAAATATTTCGCAGGCGAAGCCGGCTACCATGCCTGCGAGCAGGCCGTGATGACCCATGGCGGCTTCGGCTACGCCAAGGAGTTCCACGTCGAGCGATACTTGCGCGAGGTGCTGATCCCGCGCATCGCGCCGGTCAGCCCGCAACTCGCGCTCAGCTTCATTGCGGAAAAGGTGCTTGGGCTGGCCAAGTCTTACTAA
- a CDS encoding alpha/beta fold hydrolase, translated as MASELRKIGVSEDCELAVRIDDYLLPWDTKPPVVMLHGLAESGEAFRRWVPYFATHHLVVRPDLRGYGDSTPMQGDYIYRFAGLGDDIIRMLDALKLDRVFLVGGKIGGTLAMHLTAKHPDRVIAVAAVGAPASLTSFNERAPTWRKQIREQGVEAWVRETTAGRLGSSLPPPALDWWIKLMSKTKASTLEAFLQMVPTVDVTGELPSIKRPALVITTTGSGLGDVASVKAWQETIPGSKLEVLPGDSYHVAATDPDVCARKVREFFDRVAT; from the coding sequence ATGGCTAGCGAACTGCGGAAGATCGGCGTCAGCGAGGATTGCGAGCTTGCGGTTCGCATCGACGACTATCTCCTGCCCTGGGACACCAAACCGCCGGTCGTGATGCTGCACGGGCTCGCCGAAAGCGGCGAGGCGTTCCGGCGCTGGGTGCCGTATTTCGCCACGCATCATCTCGTGGTGCGCCCTGACTTGCGCGGCTATGGCGATTCGACGCCGATGCAGGGCGATTACATCTATCGCTTCGCCGGCCTTGGCGACGACATCATCCGGATGCTGGACGCGCTGAAGCTCGATCGCGTCTTCCTGGTCGGCGGCAAGATCGGCGGCACGCTGGCGATGCATCTGACGGCCAAGCATCCCGACCGTGTGATCGCGGTCGCCGCAGTCGGCGCGCCGGCCTCGCTCACCTCGTTCAACGAGCGCGCGCCGACCTGGCGCAAGCAGATTCGCGAGCAGGGCGTGGAGGCCTGGGTCCGCGAGACCACGGCCGGCCGGCTCGGCTCGTCGCTGCCGCCGCCGGCGCTCGACTGGTGGATCAAGCTGATGTCGAAGACAAAGGCCTCGACGCTGGAGGCGTTCCTCCAGATGGTTCCGACCGTCGACGTGACCGGCGAGCTGCCCTCCATCAAGCGCCCGGCGCTGGTCATCACCACGACTGGCTCGGGGCTCGGCGACGTCGCTTCCGTCAAGGCGTGGCAGGAGACGATCCCGGGCTCGAAGCTCGAAGTACTGCCCGGCGATTCCTATCACGTGGCTGCCACGGACCCTGATGTCTGCGCGCGAAAAGTTCGCGAGTTCTTCGATCGCGTCGCGACTTAA
- a CDS encoding transporter substrate-binding domain-containing protein — protein MTALSLVVATIGIPDAKAEGPADIAPTGTLRVAVAVGPAASAFWTTRDPSTGKPRGVTVELARAAADKLHVPLQLVEYQSSDEIAAVSSNDVWDLSFMPADVKREQFVDQGPAYVAYMSGYLVRAGSDIHSVADVDRAGARVGCIEGTSTSRTVEKSIKQAKLTKFVKPEEAAELIGKGELDALAMGMGALEDLSRKLPGTKVLDEVIQSTGVVVVVPKGKAAAKVWAAHFLDDAKADGTVRRALDGNGFTGDKVAP, from the coding sequence ATGACTGCGTTGAGCCTGGTCGTCGCGACGATCGGTATTCCCGACGCAAAAGCCGAAGGCCCCGCCGACATCGCGCCGACGGGAACGCTCCGCGTGGCGGTGGCCGTCGGCCCCGCTGCGTCGGCGTTCTGGACGACGCGCGATCCTTCGACTGGCAAACCGCGCGGTGTCACCGTCGAGCTCGCCCGGGCTGCCGCAGACAAGCTGCACGTGCCGCTGCAGCTCGTCGAATACCAGAGCTCCGACGAGATCGCGGCTGTCAGCAGCAACGACGTCTGGGATCTCTCTTTCATGCCGGCGGACGTCAAACGCGAGCAGTTCGTCGACCAGGGGCCCGCTTACGTCGCTTATATGAGCGGCTATCTCGTGCGCGCCGGATCGGACATCCATTCCGTTGCGGATGTCGATCGCGCCGGTGCGCGCGTCGGCTGCATCGAGGGGACATCGACATCGCGCACGGTCGAGAAGTCGATCAAGCAGGCCAAGCTGACGAAGTTCGTCAAGCCGGAAGAGGCAGCCGAATTGATCGGCAAGGGCGAGCTCGATGCGCTCGCGATGGGCATGGGCGCGTTGGAAGATCTCTCGCGCAAGCTGCCGGGAACGAAAGTGCTTGACGAAGTGATCCAGTCGACCGGCGTCGTCGTGGTTGTGCCCAAGGGCAAGGCCGCAGCGAAGGTCTGGGCCGCGCACTTCCTCGACGACGCCAAGGCGGACGGCACGGTGCGGCGCGCGCTCGACGGCAACGGATTCACCGGCGACAAGGTCGCGCCGTAG
- the dctP gene encoding TRAP transporter substrate-binding protein DctP — protein sequence MKTNLVRAAAVLALALPVSTFSAQALELKVADSFPAGHYLVRLMLKPWMDDVTKRTNGAVTFTYYPNQQIGKAADMLRLTQSGVVDIGYIGPSYVSDKMPLSEVAQLPGAFATSCQGTLAYWKTAREGILAKQEYAPNKIKLLMAVVLPPYQVWTIKSKVETTKDMQGLKLRTTGGAQDLTLRALNAVPVRMAAPDAYESLSRGTMDGLLFPLDSVVSYGLDKLVKHATEGVSFGSFIVAYSINQSVWDKLPDDVKKAMNEASEAITPKACADVDKEGAVTKKQMQDEGVSFDPLPDATRAEMKDKLKGVGKEWASGLDSRGKQASAALKEFDDLLAGGAK from the coding sequence ATGAAGACAAATCTGGTCCGCGCTGCCGCCGTGCTCGCTCTCGCACTGCCGGTCTCGACGTTTTCGGCGCAGGCGCTGGAGCTCAAGGTCGCGGACTCCTTCCCCGCCGGGCACTATCTCGTCCGCCTGATGCTCAAGCCCTGGATGGACGACGTCACCAAGCGCACCAATGGCGCGGTGACCTTCACCTATTATCCGAACCAGCAGATCGGCAAGGCCGCCGACATGCTGCGGCTGACTCAGTCCGGCGTGGTCGACATCGGCTACATCGGACCATCCTATGTCTCCGACAAGATGCCGTTGTCGGAAGTCGCGCAATTACCGGGCGCGTTCGCGACCAGCTGCCAGGGCACGCTCGCCTATTGGAAGACTGCGCGCGAAGGCATTCTGGCCAAGCAGGAATACGCACCGAACAAGATCAAGCTGCTGATGGCCGTGGTGCTGCCGCCCTACCAGGTGTGGACCATCAAGTCGAAGGTTGAAACGACAAAGGACATGCAGGGCCTGAAGCTGCGTACCACGGGCGGCGCGCAGGACCTGACGCTGCGCGCGCTCAACGCCGTTCCGGTGCGCATGGCCGCGCCCGATGCCTATGAGTCGCTGTCGCGCGGCACCATGGACGGCCTGCTGTTCCCGCTCGACAGCGTCGTGTCTTACGGCCTCGACAAGTTGGTCAAGCACGCCACCGAAGGCGTCAGCTTCGGCAGCTTCATCGTCGCCTATTCCATCAACCAGTCGGTCTGGGACAAGCTGCCCGATGATGTGAAGAAAGCGATGAACGAGGCCTCGGAAGCGATCACGCCGAAGGCCTGCGCCGACGTCGACAAGGAAGGCGCAGTCACCAAGAAGCAGATGCAGGACGAGGGCGTCAGCTTCGATCCGCTCCCCGACGCGACGCGCGCCGAGATGAAGGACAAGCTGAAGGGCGTTGGCAAGGAATGGGCGAGCGGGCTCGACAGCCGCGGCAAGCAGGCATCCGCCGCGTTGAAGGAGTTCGACGATTTGCTGGCCGGCGGCGCCAAGTAA